One Alicyclobacillus vulcanalis genomic window carries:
- the mqo gene encoding malate dehydrogenase (quinone): MDGKTRSDVALVGGGIMSATLGTLFRQLAPDWTITVFERLDEVAVESSNEWNNAGTGHSALCELNYTVEKPDGSIDISKAIQVNEQFLVSRQFWSFLVRQGIIENPKDFIVPVPHMSFVQGETNVSFLKKRHQLLSAHPLFQGMEYSEDPARLREWIPLMMKERKLDRPIAATWIASGTDVNFGALTRMLFRHLERDGVEVQCSREVLDVKRTRDGMWRLRVRDVKTGATYDHVSKFVFLGAGGWSLLLLQKSGIEEGKGIGGFPVSGLFMVCENPEIVREHRAKVYGKAPVGAPPMSVPHLDSRVIGGREYVLFGPFAGFSPRFLKTGSMLDLVKSVKLHNLSTLLAAGAKNASLTLYLIRQLMLTKKQRMDELREFVPTARDEDWRLVVAGQRVQVIKRHPRGELQFGTEVVSAKDGSIAALLGASPGASVVVSIMLEVIRKCFPDRLPEWEAKIREMIPSYGVTLRERPDLMHSIQSETAEVLGLHRHEARTDA; encoded by the coding sequence ATGGACGGTAAGACGAGATCCGATGTCGCGCTCGTGGGCGGCGGCATCATGAGTGCCACGCTGGGAACCCTCTTTCGCCAGCTCGCGCCCGACTGGACGATCACCGTCTTCGAGCGCTTAGACGAGGTCGCCGTCGAGAGCTCGAACGAGTGGAACAACGCGGGCACGGGGCATTCGGCCTTGTGCGAGCTCAATTACACGGTCGAGAAGCCGGACGGGAGCATCGACATCTCGAAGGCCATTCAGGTCAACGAGCAGTTCCTGGTTTCTCGCCAGTTCTGGTCGTTTCTCGTGCGGCAGGGCATCATCGAGAACCCGAAGGACTTCATTGTGCCTGTTCCACACATGAGCTTCGTGCAGGGCGAGACCAATGTGTCGTTTCTGAAGAAACGGCATCAACTGCTCTCGGCGCACCCCCTCTTTCAGGGAATGGAGTACAGCGAGGATCCCGCTCGGCTCCGCGAGTGGATCCCCCTGATGATGAAGGAGCGCAAGCTGGATCGGCCCATCGCGGCCACGTGGATCGCATCGGGGACGGATGTGAACTTCGGGGCGCTGACCCGCATGCTGTTTCGCCATCTGGAACGCGATGGCGTGGAGGTGCAGTGCAGCCGCGAGGTCCTGGATGTGAAGCGAACGCGGGACGGGATGTGGCGGCTGCGCGTGCGCGACGTGAAGACCGGCGCGACGTACGACCACGTTTCGAAGTTCGTGTTTCTCGGTGCCGGCGGGTGGAGTCTACTCCTCCTGCAGAAATCCGGGATTGAAGAGGGCAAGGGGATTGGCGGCTTCCCTGTGAGCGGTTTGTTCATGGTCTGTGAGAACCCCGAGATTGTGCGCGAACACCGCGCCAAGGTGTACGGAAAGGCGCCTGTGGGCGCGCCGCCGATGTCCGTGCCGCACCTCGATTCGCGGGTCATCGGTGGGCGGGAGTACGTCCTCTTTGGGCCGTTCGCTGGTTTCTCGCCGCGCTTCTTGAAAACCGGTTCGATGCTCGATCTGGTGAAATCCGTCAAACTGCACAACCTGTCGACGCTGCTCGCGGCGGGAGCGAAAAACGCGTCCCTCACCTTGTATCTCATTCGCCAGCTGATGCTGACGAAGAAACAGCGCATGGATGAGCTCCGGGAGTTCGTGCCGACGGCGCGGGACGAGGATTGGCGGCTTGTGGTGGCGGGCCAGCGCGTGCAGGTCATCAAGCGGCATCCCCGCGGGGAGCTTCAGTTTGGCACCGAGGTCGTCAGCGCCAAGGACGGATCCATCGCCGCCCTCCTGGGCGCGTCGCCAGGTGCGTCCGTGGTCGTGTCCATCATGCTCGAGGTCATCCGCAAGTGCTTCCCCGACAGGCTGCCGGAGTGGGAGGCGAAGATCCGCGAGATGATCCCGTCGTACGGCGTCACGCTGCGTGAACGCCCCGATCTGATGCACTCGATTCAGTCGGAGACGGCCGAGGTGCTCGGGCTCCATCGGCACGAGGCTCGCACCGACGCCTAA
- a CDS encoding helix-turn-helix domain-containing protein, with the protein MERRVELVSRFFDALGTACRWVTWDASLSSAEIGALVQRADGACWLRVAGDLGVDVTPLGPREREFLAWALSAQPVTEEDDPLAQLRACSWRDLVAALAGRDGCATLRRATASISIPAFPAQLVAIDWPTRGKGPVDQGESAEMMKKIAEAYLEVEAWHLSQTAPLAVAVVHTRALRDAWLSLGHAEMDVRGLSMLAGQLANALRSEALVDARVAISGVIRRPEDAAAGVAMLELARREAQRRNADAVVFGDDPVRMALAWLEEPARTALLRSVAALSAMDQSDWPEGWAEWAEALVRCNLNISEAARSLYMHRNTLLARIEKLREVSGLDARRAADAFALFAAGALIRSQTALD; encoded by the coding sequence ATGGAACGACGAGTGGAGTTGGTTTCGCGGTTCTTCGATGCCCTGGGCACGGCGTGCCGCTGGGTGACCTGGGATGCGTCGCTTTCCAGCGCCGAGATCGGCGCGCTCGTCCAGCGTGCGGACGGTGCGTGCTGGCTGCGCGTGGCGGGCGATCTCGGCGTGGATGTCACGCCGCTCGGACCCCGCGAGCGCGAGTTTCTGGCGTGGGCGCTGTCGGCACAGCCTGTGACAGAAGAGGATGATCCCTTGGCGCAGTTGCGTGCCTGCTCCTGGCGAGATCTCGTGGCCGCGCTCGCAGGGCGTGACGGCTGCGCCACGCTTCGCCGAGCGACAGCCTCGATTTCCATCCCGGCGTTTCCCGCCCAACTTGTGGCCATCGACTGGCCGACTCGTGGGAAAGGCCCAGTCGACCAAGGCGAGAGCGCCGAGATGATGAAGAAGATCGCCGAAGCGTATCTCGAGGTGGAGGCATGGCATCTGTCGCAGACGGCCCCCCTGGCGGTGGCGGTGGTGCACACCCGCGCGCTTCGCGATGCATGGCTTTCGCTCGGCCACGCGGAGATGGACGTTCGTGGGCTGTCCATGCTCGCTGGGCAACTGGCCAACGCCCTTCGGAGCGAGGCGCTCGTGGATGCGCGCGTCGCCATCTCTGGCGTCATTCGCAGGCCGGAGGACGCGGCCGCGGGCGTGGCCATGCTCGAACTCGCGCGTCGAGAGGCACAGCGGCGCAACGCGGACGCCGTGGTCTTTGGCGACGATCCCGTCCGCATGGCGCTCGCTTGGCTGGAGGAGCCCGCCAGAACGGCCCTCTTGCGGTCCGTGGCCGCCCTGTCAGCGATGGATCAGTCCGACTGGCCGGAAGGGTGGGCGGAATGGGCGGAAGCGCTGGTGCGCTGTAACTTGAACATCAGTGAAGCGGCGCGATCGCTCTACATGCACCGCAACACCTTGCTCGCGCGGATTGAGAAACTGCGGGAGGTTTCGGGCCTTGACGCCCGCCGGGCTGCGGACGCCTTCGCGCTCTTCGCTGCCGGGGCGCTCATTCGCAGTCAAACTGCACTCGATTGA
- a CDS encoding NAD-dependent malic enzyme: MEFQRSGISLIYRLEIANKGNTFAKVASLVGNAGGDIAAVDVIRVTQDVVVRDVTINVANRDHGRQIADLLDAEPGIHVVAVSDRTFLVHLGGKLEVQPKIQVKNREDLSRVYTPHVARVCEAIHEDPSKAFQLTIKRNTVAVVSDGTAVLGLGDIGPYAAMPVMEGKAMLFKQFAGVDAFPICLDTKDPDEIVETVKRIAPAFGGINLEDISSPRCFYIEERLKQELDIPVFHDDQHGTAVVMLAGLMNAAKLVGKKLEDLKVVIVGIGAAGVACTKMLLSAGVKNIIGVTLEGILHRGKEYDNEVWNWYKEHTNPDNITGTLDDAIVGADVFIGVSGPGVLTVDHLKKMAPDPIVFAMANPTPEIEPEVAAPYVRVLATGRSDYPNQINNLLCFPGMFKGALAARASTINEEMKLAAAQAIASIIRENELREDYIIPSVFNQAVVQRVADAVAEAARRTGVARREVMPKDNY, encoded by the coding sequence ATGGAGTTTCAGCGGAGTGGCATCAGTCTGATCTACCGGCTTGAAATTGCCAACAAGGGCAATACCTTTGCGAAAGTCGCGAGCCTGGTCGGCAATGCCGGCGGCGACATCGCCGCGGTGGACGTCATTCGCGTGACGCAGGATGTGGTGGTCCGAGACGTGACCATCAACGTGGCGAATCGCGATCACGGCCGGCAAATCGCCGATCTGCTCGACGCAGAGCCGGGTATCCATGTGGTGGCGGTATCCGACCGGACCTTCCTGGTCCACCTGGGTGGCAAGCTCGAGGTGCAACCGAAGATCCAGGTGAAAAACCGCGAGGATCTCTCGCGCGTGTACACGCCGCACGTGGCGCGCGTCTGTGAGGCCATTCACGAAGATCCTTCGAAGGCGTTTCAGCTGACCATTAAGCGAAACACGGTGGCGGTGGTCTCCGACGGGACCGCGGTGCTCGGCCTGGGTGACATCGGGCCGTATGCGGCCATGCCGGTCATGGAAGGCAAGGCGATGCTGTTCAAGCAGTTCGCGGGCGTCGATGCCTTCCCCATCTGCCTCGATACGAAGGATCCCGATGAAATCGTCGAGACGGTCAAGCGCATCGCGCCTGCGTTTGGCGGCATCAATCTCGAGGACATCTCGTCGCCTCGCTGCTTCTACATCGAAGAGCGATTGAAGCAAGAGCTCGACATCCCCGTGTTCCACGACGATCAACACGGCACGGCGGTCGTCATGCTCGCGGGGTTGATGAATGCGGCCAAGTTGGTCGGCAAGAAACTGGAAGATCTGAAGGTCGTGATCGTCGGGATCGGCGCGGCAGGGGTCGCGTGCACAAAGATGCTGCTCTCCGCCGGCGTGAAGAACATCATCGGCGTGACGCTGGAGGGCATCCTGCACCGCGGCAAGGAATACGACAACGAGGTTTGGAACTGGTACAAGGAGCACACGAATCCGGACAACATCACCGGAACCCTTGACGATGCCATCGTGGGGGCGGACGTCTTCATCGGGGTGTCGGGCCCGGGCGTGTTGACGGTGGATCACCTGAAGAAGATGGCCCCGGATCCGATTGTCTTCGCCATGGCCAACCCGACGCCGGAAATCGAGCCTGAAGTGGCTGCGCCCTACGTGCGCGTGCTGGCGACGGGACGTTCCGATTATCCGAACCAAATCAACAACCTCCTGTGCTTCCCGGGCATGTTCAAGGGGGCACTCGCCGCCCGGGCATCGACCATCAACGAAGAGATGAAGCTTGCGGCCGCGCAGGCCATTGCGTCCATCATCCGGGAGAACGAACTGCGCGAGGATTACATTATTCCGTCTGTCTTTAACCAAGCGGTTGTTCAACGTGTGGCAGACGCCGTGGCGGAAGCCGCCCGCCGGACGGGCGTGGCGCGGCGCGAGGTCATGCCGAAGGACAACTATTGA
- the odhB gene encoding 2-oxoglutarate dehydrogenase complex dihydrolipoyllysine-residue succinyltransferase codes for MAEVKVPSLGESIVEATIGQWLKREGDAVESGEAIAELETDKVNVEVIAEESGVLAQILKQVGDTVGIGDVIAVIAEGQAPSTPAAASAPAAESQQAAEAKSQAPSAPQAPAPAAPSAQAPQAQQVSVPGELLVRPTPSLRRAAAAQGIDLRQMQAGALGLGPKPEAPAPAQAPASPSAAQPAVRPDEERIRMSRRRATIAKRLVEAQHTAAMLTTFNEVDMSRVIEIRKRRKDAFREKYGVGLGFMSFFTKAVVGALKQFPLLNAEIQGEDMIVKHHYDIGIAVATEGGLVVPVVRNADRLTFAEIEQQIADLAARARANKLSLEELQGGTFTITNGGTFGSLFSTPILNAPQVGILGMHNIVERPVAVNGQVEIRPMMYIALSYDHRIVDGAEAVSFLVTVKRLIEDPESLLLEG; via the coding sequence GTGGCAGAGGTCAAGGTTCCATCGCTAGGCGAGTCGATTGTCGAGGCGACGATTGGTCAGTGGCTCAAGCGCGAAGGCGATGCGGTCGAGTCCGGCGAGGCCATCGCGGAGCTGGAGACGGATAAGGTGAATGTGGAGGTGATCGCCGAGGAGTCGGGCGTTTTGGCGCAGATCCTCAAGCAGGTGGGCGACACGGTCGGCATCGGTGATGTCATTGCCGTGATCGCGGAAGGCCAAGCGCCGTCGACCCCGGCTGCTGCATCGGCTCCGGCGGCGGAGTCCCAGCAGGCGGCGGAGGCGAAATCACAGGCGCCGAGTGCTCCGCAGGCGCCTGCGCCGGCGGCCCCGAGCGCGCAGGCTCCACAGGCGCAGCAGGTCTCGGTTCCAGGCGAACTTCTCGTTCGGCCGACTCCGTCCTTGCGGCGTGCGGCCGCGGCGCAGGGCATTGACCTTCGCCAGATGCAGGCGGGAGCGCTTGGCCTCGGGCCGAAGCCGGAGGCGCCCGCGCCCGCTCAGGCGCCCGCGTCTCCTTCGGCGGCTCAGCCCGCCGTTCGTCCGGACGAGGAGCGCATCCGCATGTCGCGCCGCCGCGCGACCATCGCCAAGCGCCTCGTGGAGGCTCAGCACACCGCGGCGATGCTCACGACGTTTAACGAGGTCGATATGAGCCGCGTGATCGAAATCCGCAAGCGGCGCAAGGATGCGTTCCGGGAAAAGTACGGTGTGGGGCTTGGCTTCATGTCGTTCTTTACCAAGGCGGTCGTGGGGGCGCTGAAGCAGTTCCCGCTCCTGAATGCCGAGATTCAGGGCGAGGACATGATCGTGAAGCACCACTACGACATCGGCATCGCCGTCGCCACGGAGGGCGGTCTGGTCGTGCCCGTCGTCCGCAACGCGGACCGGCTGACGTTTGCCGAGATCGAGCAACAAATTGCCGATCTCGCCGCGCGGGCGCGCGCGAACAAGCTGTCGCTGGAGGAGCTGCAGGGCGGAACCTTCACCATCACGAACGGCGGCACGTTTGGCTCGTTGTTCTCGACGCCCATCCTGAATGCGCCGCAGGTGGGCATCCTCGGCATGCACAACATTGTGGAGCGGCCGGTCGCGGTGAACGGTCAGGTGGAAATCCGCCCGATGATGTACATCGCGCTGTCCTATGACCACCGCATTGTCGACGGCGCCGAGGCTGTGAGCTTCTTGGTGACGGTCAAGCGATTGATTGAGGATCCGGAATCGTTGTTGTTGGAAGGCTGA
- a CDS encoding ABC transporter ATP-binding protein encodes MARVLLEHIYKTYPGQSEPTVKDFNLDIQDKEFTVFVGPSGCGKTTTLRMIAGLEDITEGNLYIGDRRVNDVPPKDRDIAMVFQNYALYPHMTVYQNMAFGLKLRKVPKAEIDRRVQEAAKILDIAHLLDRKPKALSGGQRQRVALGRAIVREPQVFLMDEPLSNLDAKLRVQMRAEIRKLHQRLQTTVIYVTHDQTEAMTMGDRIVVMRDGVIQQADTPQVVYSQPKNMFVAGFIGSPAMNFVRGEIVQDGDAFYFRAPSISLRLPEGRYGVLKASGAIGKPVVLGVRPEDLHDEEVFMTTYPDSVLQMQVEVVEHMGSEVYLHTSIGPNTIVARVNPRHVYHVGSTVKLAIDLNKIHIFDAETEESIGFAAGPAGERQEAMV; translated from the coding sequence GTGGCTCGCGTGTTGCTCGAGCATATCTACAAGACCTACCCCGGCCAGTCGGAGCCGACGGTGAAAGACTTCAATCTCGACATTCAGGACAAGGAGTTCACGGTGTTCGTCGGCCCGTCCGGTTGCGGCAAGACGACGACGCTTCGCATGATCGCTGGACTCGAGGACATCACGGAAGGCAACTTGTACATCGGCGACCGGCGCGTCAACGACGTGCCTCCGAAGGACCGGGACATCGCGATGGTGTTCCAGAACTACGCGCTCTATCCGCACATGACCGTGTATCAGAATATGGCGTTTGGCCTGAAGCTGCGCAAGGTGCCGAAGGCCGAGATCGACCGGCGGGTGCAGGAGGCCGCGAAGATCCTTGACATCGCGCACCTGCTGGATCGGAAGCCGAAGGCGTTGTCCGGCGGCCAGCGTCAGCGCGTCGCCTTGGGCCGCGCGATTGTGCGCGAGCCGCAGGTGTTCCTCATGGACGAACCGCTCTCCAACCTCGACGCGAAGCTGCGCGTCCAGATGCGCGCGGAGATCCGCAAGCTTCATCAGCGCTTGCAAACGACGGTCATTTACGTTACACATGATCAGACGGAAGCCATGACGATGGGCGATCGCATTGTGGTCATGCGCGACGGCGTGATTCAGCAGGCCGACACGCCGCAGGTCGTGTATTCGCAGCCGAAGAACATGTTCGTGGCGGGGTTCATCGGATCTCCGGCGATGAACTTCGTCCGCGGCGAGATTGTGCAGGACGGCGATGCGTTCTACTTCCGTGCGCCCTCCATCTCGTTGCGCCTTCCGGAGGGCCGCTACGGTGTCCTGAAGGCGTCGGGGGCCATTGGCAAGCCTGTCGTGCTTGGCGTGAGGCCGGAGGACCTGCACGACGAGGAGGTCTTCATGACGACGTATCCCGATTCCGTCCTGCAGATGCAGGTGGAAGTCGTGGAGCACATGGGCTCCGAAGTCTATCTGCACACGAGCATCGGCCCGAACACGATTGTCGCGCGCGTGAACCCGCGCCACGTCTACCACGTCGGGAGCACGGTCAAACTCGCGATTGACCTCAACAAGATCCACATCTTTGACGCGGAGACGGAGGAGTCCATCGGCTTCGCCGCAGGTCCTGCGGGTGAACGTCAAGAAGCTATGGTGTGA
- a CDS encoding HPr family phosphocarrier protein, which produces MVEKVLTVHLPQGLAARPAAEFVKRASSFSSQVRIGKNGHFVDAKSVLGVMSMAIARGETVTLQAEGSDAEQAVHALAELLERDTFE; this is translated from the coding sequence ATGGTCGAAAAGGTGTTAACCGTCCATCTTCCGCAAGGGCTCGCGGCACGGCCGGCAGCGGAATTCGTCAAGCGGGCATCATCGTTTTCGAGTCAGGTCCGGATTGGGAAGAATGGCCATTTTGTCGACGCCAAGAGCGTGCTTGGCGTGATGTCGATGGCGATTGCCCGCGGGGAAACGGTCACGCTTCAGGCGGAGGGAAGCGATGCCGAGCAGGCTGTGCATGCGCTGGCGGAGCTGCTTGAGCGGGATACGTTTGAGTGA
- a CDS encoding methyl-accepting chemotaxis protein, with protein sequence MSTYDGNPPGGNPLGRAARLRRLGQRFVDLLPTLSIRKKFLVNIGLVTLLLLALGVVNGILLSQLHRSVQKLEQADTVLNLIRQFDYDIVSADNDAALYLLTPSGDNAQFNLQDYQNDLARVQQDLSVLQRQPVNATDRAILNLFQSEWSQILDQNETAFRLASTSLPDAQSMFTSNTLQPLIQSLSQFTQDEETVKDAASAHVNRLLVQTFVWNTLVALAAIAIGLIGSATLAVTMSGPIVRLRQMALRVAQGDLRVEPVEVRTRDELEDLARVLNDLVGNLRTLIGAIAEASEHVAASAEELSASSDELMRATAEIAQSIEQVAAGAEEQVKQIEDTSDAVAQVQGEIGKVSRLAEALHDTAERTDGEAEAGTQVMDAMARQMDAIRRRSADAAEVMRKTAQASESVRQIVAAIVHIADETNLLALNAAIEAARAGDHGRGFAVVADEVRSLSKASADAAREIHAIVETVVRSMNEVAHSIQAVGAEVDAGAAVADETKRTFARIRSSMAEVATRVEEVAEATKTIVAQAHHMSSDMAVVVELAQQAARESESVVAASQQQASSMQEIASTASSLSARAQDLQALINRFQV encoded by the coding sequence ATGTCCACCTACGACGGCAATCCCCCAGGCGGCAATCCTCTCGGCCGTGCGGCGCGACTCCGCAGGCTTGGTCAGCGGTTTGTGGATCTGCTGCCCACGCTCAGCATTCGTAAAAAGTTTCTTGTCAACATCGGCCTCGTCACCCTTCTGCTATTGGCACTCGGCGTTGTCAACGGCATCTTGCTGTCCCAGCTGCACCGGTCTGTGCAAAAGCTGGAGCAGGCGGACACCGTCTTGAACCTCATCCGCCAGTTTGACTACGACATTGTCTCGGCGGACAACGACGCCGCCCTCTACTTGCTCACGCCGAGCGGAGACAACGCGCAGTTCAATCTTCAGGATTATCAGAACGATCTCGCGCGCGTGCAGCAGGACCTGAGCGTTCTTCAGCGGCAGCCCGTGAACGCGACGGACAGGGCTATTCTGAACCTGTTTCAGTCCGAGTGGAGCCAAATTCTTGACCAAAACGAGACCGCGTTCCGCCTCGCGTCGACCAGTCTGCCGGATGCGCAGTCGATGTTCACGAGCAACACCTTGCAGCCTTTGATTCAGAGCCTCTCCCAGTTCACCCAGGACGAGGAGACCGTCAAGGACGCCGCATCCGCCCACGTCAATCGACTGCTCGTGCAGACGTTTGTGTGGAACACTCTCGTCGCCCTCGCCGCCATCGCCATCGGGCTCATTGGCAGCGCCACGCTCGCCGTCACCATGTCCGGGCCCATCGTCCGGCTGCGCCAAATGGCGCTCCGGGTTGCGCAGGGAGATCTGCGCGTCGAGCCGGTGGAGGTGAGGACGCGGGATGAACTGGAAGACCTCGCTCGCGTGCTGAACGATCTCGTCGGCAACCTGAGGACCCTCATAGGCGCCATCGCTGAGGCATCGGAGCACGTGGCCGCGAGCGCCGAGGAGCTCTCGGCGAGCTCAGACGAGCTCATGCGGGCGACGGCCGAGATCGCCCAGTCCATCGAGCAGGTGGCCGCCGGCGCCGAGGAGCAGGTGAAGCAAATTGAGGACACGTCCGACGCGGTGGCGCAGGTCCAGGGCGAGATCGGCAAAGTCTCCCGTTTGGCCGAGGCGCTGCACGACACCGCCGAGCGGACGGATGGGGAAGCGGAGGCAGGCACGCAAGTCATGGACGCGATGGCCAGGCAGATGGACGCCATCCGCCGCAGGTCGGCCGATGCGGCGGAAGTGATGCGCAAGACCGCCCAGGCCTCCGAGAGCGTGCGTCAGATTGTCGCGGCCATCGTCCACATCGCGGACGAGACCAACCTCCTTGCTCTCAACGCCGCCATTGAGGCCGCGCGGGCGGGCGATCACGGCCGAGGCTTCGCCGTCGTCGCCGACGAAGTCAGAAGCCTGTCCAAGGCGTCTGCGGATGCGGCGCGCGAGATTCATGCCATCGTGGAAACGGTGGTGCGTTCGATGAATGAGGTGGCGCACTCCATCCAAGCGGTCGGCGCCGAGGTGGACGCGGGCGCGGCCGTGGCGGATGAGACCAAGCGGACGTTTGCGCGCATTCGATCTTCGATGGCCGAGGTCGCGACGCGCGTCGAGGAGGTCGCCGAAGCCACCAAGACCATCGTCGCCCAGGCGCATCACATGTCGAGCGACATGGCGGTCGTGGTGGAACTCGCTCAGCAGGCCGCGCGGGAGTCCGAGAGCGTCGTCGCGGCTTCGCAGCAGCAGGCGAGTTCCATGCAGGAGATTGCCTCCACGGCCTCGTCGCTCAGCGCGCGCGCGCAGGATCTCCAGGCGCTCATCAACCGGTTTCAGGTATAG